Proteins encoded in a region of the Ornithodoros turicata isolate Travis chromosome 3, ASM3712646v1, whole genome shotgun sequence genome:
- the LOC135389433 gene encoding uncharacterized protein LOC135389433, with the protein MPCGDQPTFSRRGRKTVLSTEDQLFLVMVRLKLGLFQKDLGHRFGIHQSTVSRLCTDWINFLYLRLCELRLWATREIVDKNMPPAFVDKYPRTRVIIDATEIRCEVPSSFVLQSETYSNYKSCNTFKGLVGISPDGLVTFVSALATGSISDRELVKKSGFLSLPFTEGDVVMADKGFTIGDLLEPLKVELNIPPFLRQQQFAEEDVLETEAIASLRIHVERRIQRIKNFHIFDRRIYP; encoded by the coding sequence ATGCCATGTGGCGACCAACCAACATTTTCCCGGCGGGGTCGAAAAACTGTTCTCAGCACAGAGGACCAGTTGTTCCTAGTGATGGTCAGACTAAAGCTTGGACTGTTCCAAAAAGACCTCGGGCATCGTTTTGGCATCCACCAGAGCACCGTGAGCAGACTCTGCACTGACTGGATAAACTTCTTGTACCTACGTCTGTGTGAGCTACGACTATGGGCCACCCGGGAAATTGTTGACAAGAACATGCCACCAGCCTTTGTGGATAAGTATCCAAGGACACGGGTCATCATTGATGCCACAGAAATAAGGTGTGAAGTCCCAAGTTCTTTTGTTCTACAGTCTGAGACATACTCAAACTATAAATCATGCAACACATTCAAAGGTCTGGTTGGAATATCACCAGATGGCCTTGTCACATTTGTGTCAGCTCTGGCTACAGGATCCATCTCGGATAGAGAACTTGTCAAGAAAAGTGGATTTCTTTCACTCCCGTTTACGGAGGGAGATGTCGTCATGGCAGACAAAGGCTTCACAATCGGTGACCTTCTGGAACCACTGAAAGTGGAGCTGAACATACCACCATTTCTGAGACAACAACAGTTTGCAGAAGAGGACGTGCTGGAAACTGAAGCAATAGCGTCACTCCGTATTCACGTTGAGCGCAGAATTCAAAGGATCAAAAACTTCCACATATTCGATCGTCGCATATACCCATAA